One part of the uncultured Cohaesibacter sp. genome encodes these proteins:
- a CDS encoding AraC family transcriptional regulator, whose amino-acid sequence MDPFLMAGQRQIREGFPGQRSAVLPRSVVSSWLANDPLFDIVPSDVGYYPSAQSHYVDRPKGSAQLILIYCFAGEGWARVGGHDVRVEAGQVLVVPPNTPHVYAADQHNPWTIYWIHLAGRKTKTILRLLELTPPAYLLYPGHDPALPPLFERIWHLLNSDYSDESLQAASTSTHQLTAHLIGMRHRLQDGEDSHSARIKHVIEVMNRALDQKLTLEELARHANMSKSHFAFVFKKRTGFAPLDYFMRLKMQRACFLLDTTSLPVKAIASVLGFEDSLYFSRRFRHIHSCSPVQYRAIQKG is encoded by the coding sequence ATGGATCCATTTCTCATGGCGGGTCAGAGACAGATCAGGGAAGGCTTTCCCGGTCAGAGGTCGGCGGTTCTGCCGCGCTCCGTGGTCTCATCGTGGCTGGCCAACGATCCGCTGTTCGACATCGTGCCCAGCGACGTGGGCTATTACCCCTCCGCCCAGTCCCATTATGTGGACCGCCCCAAGGGATCAGCCCAGCTCATTCTGATCTATTGCTTTGCCGGTGAGGGCTGGGCTCGGGTTGGCGGCCATGATGTGCGCGTCGAGGCCGGGCAGGTGTTGGTGGTTCCGCCCAATACGCCCCATGTTTATGCCGCCGACCAGCATAACCCTTGGACGATCTACTGGATCCATCTTGCCGGGCGCAAAACCAAAACCATTCTGCGACTGCTGGAACTCACACCGCCAGCCTATCTCCTCTATCCCGGCCATGACCCCGCGCTGCCGCCTCTGTTCGAACGCATCTGGCATCTTCTGAACAGCGACTATTCCGACGAGAGCCTTCAGGCCGCTTCGACCTCGACCCATCAGTTGACGGCTCACCTAATCGGCATGCGCCATCGATTGCAGGATGGGGAAGACAGCCACAGCGCGCGGATCAAGCATGTCATCGAAGTCATGAACCGGGCACTGGACCAAAAGCTCACATTGGAAGAACTGGCGCGGCATGCCAACATGTCCAAATCCCACTTCGCCTTCGTCTTCAAAAAGCGCACCGGGTTTGCCCCGCTCGACTATTTCATGCGTCTGAAGATGCAGCGGGCCTGCTTCCTTCTGGATACAACCAGCTTGCCCGTCAAAGCGATCGCGTCGGTGCTCGGCTTTGAGGACTCGCTCTATTTCTCCCGTCGCTTCCGGCACATTCACAGCTGCTCGCCAGTGCAATATAGAGCCATTCAGAAGGGCTGA